One Nicotiana tomentosiformis chromosome 4, ASM39032v3, whole genome shotgun sequence genomic window carries:
- the LOC104100704 gene encoding protein RESPONSE TO ABA AND SALT 1 — protein MATTCTSRNPCLEANIDAYYENWLIQLENLLEKLNKVSASYDVFNEEAEENRSKLVTQVLDHYQEYYQEKFKATNGDTFLLNSPPWYTSLERTFLWIAGFKPSMLFPTINYSIGQELTPEQGEKLKRLKSEIKREEKAIEKGMAKVQEKVAAPPIFELMKRGGLLVDGEASELETVIDGLKQSIMAVIEAAEHLRGAAVKKVLDILPPKQAVKLLAAVAQFHLQARKCGLRMDNQSARRVNEDFVH, from the exons ATGGCCACAACCTGTACTTCAAGAAATCCTTGTTTAGAAGCCAATATTGATGCCTACTACGAAAATTGGCTTATCCAACTTGAAAATCTTCTTGAAAAACTAAATAAAGTCTCAGCCTCATATGATGTTTTCAATGAAGAAGCTGAAGAAAATAGAAGCAAATTGGTGACACAAGTTTTGGATCATTACCAAGAATATTATCAAGAAAAATTCAAGGCAACAAATGGAGATACATTTCTTCTTAATTCTCCACCTTGGTATACTTCTTTAGAAAGAACATTTCTTTGGATCGCTGGTTTTAAACCTTCTATGCTCTTTCCTACAATTAATTACTCAATAGGCCAAGAATTAACACCAGAGCAAGGAGAAAAATTGAAGAGGCTAAAATCAGAGATAAAAAGAGAAGAGAAG GCAATTGAAAAAGGGATGGCGAAGGTTCAAGAAAAAGTGGCGGCGCCGCCGATATTTGAGCTGATGAAAAGAGGGGGATTGCTTGTTGACGGGGAAGCTTCGGAATTGGAAACTGTAATTGATGGGTTGAAACAGTCGATAATGGCGGTGATTGAAGCGGCGGAGCATCTCCGAGGAGCGGCGGTGAAGAAGGTTCTAGATATTTTGCCGCCGAAGCAGGCGGTGAAGCTATTAGCGGCGGTGGCTCAATTTCATCTTCAGGCCAGAAAGTGTGGTTTACGAATGGATAATCAGAGTGCTAGAAGAGTAAATGAAGATTTTGtccattga